In the genome of Anabaena cylindrica PCC 7122, the window TGATTAAATAACGCCCCTAGCAACCCAGCCAAAACACCCAAAATTAAGAAAACCGGAATTTCTAGTAAAGAGAAACTGCTAGAATACTCCATTAATTGCAAGTTAAGTTGCAGACTTCCACCGCCTAATAATCGGGAAATTACCCCACCGATAAAAGAGGCGATAATCGCAGTTCCTAAAGTTAGTCCTGATAAATCTTGTAGTAACTCTTCAATAATAAATAATACCCCGGCAATGGGTGCGTTAAAAGCCGCCGCTAACCCAGCCCCCGCCCCCGCTGCAATCATTTGTCGCCGATGTTCTGGGGAGGTGGGAACCCAACGACTCATTCCCGCAGCTAAACCCGCACCGATTTGAACAGTGGGGCCTTGTCTTCCTAAAGTGATACCTGAACCCAAGGAAATGATTGTGCTGAGTAACTTAATCAATGCTACCCGCCAGGATAGCTTCATGGGTATATTTGCCAGGGTAGCCTTGACTTGAGGAATACCACTACCAGCGGCTTCTGGTGCTAACCGTTGCACTAACCAACCAGCCAAAAACCCGAAAACCATACCTATGATTGGCAAAGTCAGCCAAGCTGGTAACACCTGGGTACTATGAACTCGCCATGTTCCTAACCATCCCGAACCCTGTTTGAGTAATACAGCAGATAAAGCAGCAACAATACCAATAATACAAGCTTCTGCTATTGCTAAACCTCTTCTCGGCTGCCACAAAAGGCGAAAGCGTTGAGTCAGCATCTGAAGCAACATCATAAATTTTAATTTTTAATATTGAATTGATATAGCAATCCTAAATGATATTTGCAAGATGATGATCTCGTTCCCAGTCTCCGCCTGGGAATGCCATTATAGAGGCAGAGCCTCTAATATTATCCTCTAAGGTAGATAATTAATGTCTAAGGTTTGCTCAAGGGTAAATGATAAGTCAGTAGGAATTTTATTACTAGGAAAATTTGTTTTTATCAAAACATCCTTCCTGGCATTTGTATAACATTCTGTGAATATTTCTGATAATAAAGGTTTTAAGCTCGGACTATCTTTTAATAATTCCTGAATTTGTCGTCGTTGTTCTACAATTGTATCTAACCAACCGCGTTGATTTTCTACTCTTACTTGTTCCCAATATATTAGTTTTAATAGATGTTCTATCAATACTCTTAGACGATTGATTAATTCCCGTTTTTCACTCCTACCCATCGTTTCTATTTCTTCAATCAAGTTATCAATATCTAATTGGTTAAATTGGCGATCGCGTAAAATTTTGATCGTAGTTTCTATCCAGATATAAAAATCTTGTTCGTACAGTGAGTTTGTGGGTAGTTGATTTGTAGTAGTTTCAATTGAGGTCATGGTGGTAACTCTTCAATTTAATTTACAGCAGTGGTCAGATGTTATTTAGTTGGTAGAGGTTTAGGATTGGTAAACTATATTTGCACTTATATTTATCAACATTTTAACATGATTAATTGTCAGAATCAGGATTTTCAGGATTTAAGGATTTTCAGGATTAAGATGAGGATAATGGTGGGTTAGCGCAGCGTAACCCACCCTACAAATTGCGGATTTTTTTATTTGGAAGTCCCTTGATAAGGATTCAGGATACAGAATGTTTGATATAGCAGGGAACAGAAGAGAAAAATATTCTTCTTCCTTCTTCCTCCTAACTCCTGACTTTCTGCGATCGCTTGAAATAGTAAACACAATTCTGGATTCCAAATTATTTTAACGATTTCTCCCAGTGATTGAGAGTCCTTCTACTATCAGTGAAGGCGTGTAACAAGCACCATTCCAATCAGCATCACCACCGATTTTAACTAATTGTTTGAGGGCTGTGTAGACGTTACCAGCGACCATCGTATCTTTAACGCGGCCAATTACCTGGCCTTTTTTCACCCAATATCCCAAATCAATATTGATAGAAAAATCACCAGAAATACCGTCTCCTCCTCCTAGTATTTGGTCTACGATTAAACCCTCATCCATGTCTTGAATCAATTGTTGTAGGGATGCCGTACCGGGTTCAATGAGGAAGTTAAATAAACCGGGGGTGGGATAGCTACCCAAACCAGGACGAAAACCATTGCCGGTACTACCAATATTTAATTGTCGTCCAGTTGTGCGATCGCTATAAAAATTTTGTAAAATGCCGTTTTCAATAAATATCAAAGACTGTGTAGGCTGACCTTCATCATCAAAAGGACAACTATAAGGCCCTGCTTCTGGGTCTTGATAAAGGGTTAAACTCGGTGAAACAATGGATTTACCTAATTTTTCTCCCCAAGGGGAAGATTTTTCTAGGATGCGTTTTCCATTTAAAGCCGCCTGAACAGTTCCCCATAACATATCCGCAGCTTTGGAAGTGAACAAAACCGGAACCCGACCGCTAGGGGTAGTAACATTATTCTCTTCTGACCAAGCTAATCGCTGTAAAATTTGGTAAGCGACTTTATCAGGGTTGAGTTCACCCCGTTGGGTTTGTCCATCCGCAACACTCAAAAAATCATCACCTCTTACCCATTCTGCTGAAATATAACAGCTAAGAGTGGTGTCAGTATAGTGACAATCTAAACCTTTGCTATTGATTAATCTAGTGTTTTCAACATCACATTCCCAGTCACTATGACAGAGAACATCTGGATAAACATCACGAATCAGAGCGATCGCTTCCTTGCCCCATTTAATCAACTTTTCTACTGGTACAGCTTCCCCAACATCAGGGTAGGACGTAGGAGATTTACCCACTAATTCCAATAATTCCGGTTGATTGAGTTGGCTCAAAGCCAGCGATCGCTCTACCATGACTTGTGGATCTACAGAACCATAAGCCACCGTTAGTCCGGGACGACCATTGAGCCATAGCCGCAGTGCTGTCCCTTCCGATTGACTGGTTTCTAGTTGTTTCAGGCGGTTAGCCTCAAAAAACACAGGACGAGAAAGCGATCGCGACTGATACACCTCCGCAGCCTCTGCGCCAGATTTTAAGGCAAGTTCTAGCAGATGTTCCGCTAGTGTATCTTGTGACAAATTTGCAGAAGCCATTTCCCTTGATTAATTGTGGACTTTGGATTGTAAACCCCAGATAGACGCAGTTTATTATCCCATCAGCGTGTCGGAACCGTTGTAATTAGAATTGGTACTTGGTAATTCTCCCCAGTTCCCAATTCCCAGCGTTTAAGGCAAATTTACCTCTTGTAACAGCCAAAACCCAGCAAAAGATTGAGCTTGGGGATCTGACTGCACACCAATAAAATGAACTCCATTAGCTTTTTCCTTCGCTTGTGCAAAACCTTGAGCCTCAGCTAGAAGTTGAGGAGTTTTAATATTTGCAACAATCCAGCTTTCAGTTGCACCGGTTTCCAAAATCAATCTATCTCCTTGCTTGGTGTCAAAGTGCAAGTAAGCCATTTCCAAACCAGACATCCAACCAGCTAAAGGTAAAGCTCTTGGTGAAAAAATCAAAATTCCTGGAATCCGCGCTTCTGGTGACAATTTTGCCAATTCTAGGGGGAAAGCTTCACCAAAGCCAATTTCCCACTCTGGCATTTCTGCAAAATCCCCCGCATCTAAAGTCACAAATGCCCACTGTTTTCCTTCCAAAGCATCAGGTAAACGTTGGGGTAAAGGTTTATCTAAACGTACTGATGGATTTGCGATCCCTTGGTACCCTGGTTCCTGGGGATAAACTTCCTCCATGCGCTGCTGTAGCCACTGATTAAGAAACAAAGTGCGGCGGCTAGATATAGCGGGAATACCCACACCTTCACAAGCTTTAGTAATCATATTATTCATTTGGCGGCGGAAAAAGCGAATTTTGATTGGAGCTTCCCCCGCTTTCTCAATAGCTTCCTGTAACGCAGTCCGCAACCAACCCGAATTTACCTGGGTACTAGGGCAATATTGAGCATAGCGAAATAAAGAGTCTGTTTTCGTGCGAACATCCGAAGGACTTTCGCAAACTAAGACTTCCCAAACTTTTTTTTGATTTTCGTCCAAAATCGGACGGGAGTAAAAATCGAGTTCCCAAATACTGCCCATGTTTTGCGGTGAAATCTGGCGAGTTTATATTTTGCTATGTTTTTACTCTACCAGTTCGCTGCTGAAGTCTGTAAAAAGCATCTTAATTTTTCAGCCAAAACTGAAACATGAGGTTCAGCCATAATACTATCGTGATTACCAGGAACATCATGAATTTCTAAGCCACCAGCAGCTAATTCTTCCCATCTCTTGAGATAACGAGCGTATTCTTGAGATTGATCAACTGCTCTAAAAAAGATTACTTGACCTGGATAAACCGTAGGACAATAATTTTTGTAAGCATGAACGATGGCATCTCTAACAGCTAAGTGGCGGAGTGTGTGGGGTAAAGGCAGATTTCTCTTCACATAGAATTGATACACAGTTTCCGTGATTCTATCTTGAATTCGCCGATTAATTTTTTCCCAAATTGCGATCATCTGCTGTTGAAATGTCAAATTATTAAAATTGCGACGATTGCGCTGAATCATATCCATTAAATACAATGTATATTTAGTGACACGAGACTTTGTTTTCACTAGAGATAAAAAATTCACCCCTTCAGAAGATGGAAGTATCATTTTCGGAGGAAAAGCATCGAAAATAGTTAATAATTCAACAGTTTCTCCCTGGGCATAAAGTTGTTGTGCCATTTCATAGGCTATCACACCTCCTGCACACCATCCTCCCAGTAAATATGGTCCATGAGGTTGAACAGTTTGAATTTCTTTAATATAGTGAGAAGCCATATCTTCAATACAAGTATGAGGAGACTTTTTCCCATCTAAGCCTTGTGCTTGTAAACCATAAACTGGTTGATCAGCATCCAGTTTAGATAACAAATTCAGGCTGTGTATCAAACCTCCTGATGCGGTATGAATATAGTAAAAAGGTGGTTTTGAACCTTTGGTTTGAATAGGAACTAATGAGAACCACGAAGTTGAGCATCCTTCTTGCCGAAGCACATGAGCTAGTTGCTTAATTGTGGGAGATTGGAAAAGATAAGCAAGAGGAATATTTTTGCCAAATATCTCGTTAATTTGAGCAAATAGGCGTAAAGCTAGTAATGAATAACCTCCCAAATCGAAAAAGTTATCACTTAATCCTATGGGTTGAATGCGTAAAACATTCTCCCAAATCTTTATGAGTTGCAGTTCTAAATTATCGGATGGTTGTATATTTTTTTTGATTCAAAATTGATAAAATCAACAGTAGGAAGAGCGCGA includes:
- a CDS encoding thioesterase domain-containing protein gives rise to the protein MKKNIQPSDNLELQLIKIWENVLRIQPIGLSDNFFDLGGYSLLALRLFAQINEIFGKNIPLAYLFQSPTIKQLAHVLRQEGCSTSWFSLVPIQTKGSKPPFYYIHTASGGLIHSLNLLSKLDADQPVYGLQAQGLDGKKSPHTCIEDMASHYIKEIQTVQPHGPYLLGGWCAGGVIAYEMAQQLYAQGETVELLTIFDAFPPKMILPSSEGVNFLSLVKTKSRVTKYTLYLMDMIQRNRRNFNNLTFQQQMIAIWEKINRRIQDRITETVYQFYVKRNLPLPHTLRHLAVRDAIVHAYKNYCPTVYPGQVIFFRAVDQSQEYARYLKRWEELAAGGLEIHDVPGNHDSIMAEPHVSVLAEKLRCFLQTSAANW
- a CDS encoding DUF29 domain-containing protein, with protein sequence MTSIETTTNQLPTNSLYEQDFYIWIETTIKILRDRQFNQLDIDNLIEEIETMGRSEKRELINRLRVLIEHLLKLIYWEQVRVENQRGWLDTIVEQRRQIQELLKDSPSLKPLLSEIFTECYTNARKDVLIKTNFPSNKIPTDLSFTLEQTLDINYLP
- a CDS encoding TldD/PmbA family protein; this translates as MASANLSQDTLAEHLLELALKSGAEAAEVYQSRSLSRPVFFEANRLKQLETSQSEGTALRLWLNGRPGLTVAYGSVDPQVMVERSLALSQLNQPELLELVGKSPTSYPDVGEAVPVEKLIKWGKEAIALIRDVYPDVLCHSDWECDVENTRLINSKGLDCHYTDTTLSCYISAEWVRGDDFLSVADGQTQRGELNPDKVAYQILQRLAWSEENNVTTPSGRVPVLFTSKAADMLWGTVQAALNGKRILEKSSPWGEKLGKSIVSPSLTLYQDPEAGPYSCPFDDEGQPTQSLIFIENGILQNFYSDRTTGRQLNIGSTGNGFRPGLGSYPTPGLFNFLIEPGTASLQQLIQDMDEGLIVDQILGGGDGISGDFSINIDLGYWVKKGQVIGRVKDTMVAGNVYTALKQLVKIGGDADWNGACYTPSLIVEGLSITGRNR
- a CDS encoding Tab2/Atab2 family RNA-binding protein, yielding MGSIWELDFYSRPILDENQKKVWEVLVCESPSDVRTKTDSLFRYAQYCPSTQVNSGWLRTALQEAIEKAGEAPIKIRFFRRQMNNMITKACEGVGIPAISSRRTLFLNQWLQQRMEEVYPQEPGYQGIANPSVRLDKPLPQRLPDALEGKQWAFVTLDAGDFAEMPEWEIGFGEAFPLELAKLSPEARIPGILIFSPRALPLAGWMSGLEMAYLHFDTKQGDRLILETGATESWIVANIKTPQLLAEAQGFAQAKEKANGVHFIGVQSDPQAQSFAGFWLLQEVNLP